The genomic stretch TGCATATTTTTAGTCGCCAGTTTGTACAACCAAAAGAATATTTGAGGTTGGTTGAAAGTGTTTAAATTCGTTTGATTATCCCAGGTCTGTTCGCGTGGGACACATTGAAATAAGCAAGTACATAAAtaaggaaacaagaaaaactagatttgtttaacaaacttagaaacacaaaataattttgccCAGCCCAAatttataagtaaataaaaatttctATCCTCTATCTTCGACTTTATAGCAAACAGGAGCCAAACACGATTACTTGGAGAATTTGCACATACAAAGGAATCAACATGGCCGATAGCCATTCATTACCAGATCTCCTCTTTTCAAGTGAAACCACTTGCCACAAAAAGGCGTAGTAAAATTACGCAGCTACACGATCCATCAGATTTGGGGGTaaaccatcctcggagacccaggggcagataaagggggcgagggaaagtctatacgggcggaaaaatatatatggaacgaagaaaagtaaagaatggcgagaagagcccctggggacaatgtcttaccagaccagttccaaacggtcgtcgccgttctggcttctgattggtgccagaaaaacacaagttttctggcaccaatcagaagccagaacggcggcgactgtttggaactggtctggtaacacattgtccccaggggctcttctcgccgttctttacttttctttgcgCCACATTTTTCCGctcgtttagactttccctcgtccccactatctgcccctgggtctccgaggatgggggAAAACTGACTTTGTTTATgcgatttggcacatttttttgatgaaaataatgaagcaagataaaatgaaaatgttagtTTCAACTACTCCTTTTATTTAAATCTAAGTCATAGAGAAATCTGGTCTCCAAATTGGCgactaaaccagaatttttagtcGCCATGGAGAAAATGTTAGTCGCATTGGCAACCATATCGGTCGCTATTTTGAGCCCTGCACTGTTCTGAAAATAAatcgtttatttatttgatactccaataaaatgtttttttcagtagcaattacaaaaaaaaaaactataaatttacATAAAAACTGTCCTGGTTGGTATTAAAAGAGGTAAAGTAAGTCAAAGTATAAAAGGTTCTGTGAACCTGTAAAAATTCTCCCAAGTGTGACACTGAGTCTTAAAGAGCCTTAAAGTTAATCAAACTACTGTATTCACATAGCAAGTCGCTGGTTACTAATGACACCGTTGGGGTTCTAAAATAACTGAGAGAAatgaaatgaaggtactgccttcgCCCTACAAAAGGGTAGACCTTTACATGGTTTTGTTGACCATGTCAAGAGGcagtcccgtctccagtaggagacatAAATATAGTGTTCTCAGTTCAGAGttttgtgctaaatacatttGCATTCAATGTACATGTCTCAACATGTCAACAACAACGGACAGTGATATTaagaattatttaattttcttcttttttttttttcagttggaCAGTTTTACTTCCTCATCCGAAAGAGAATTCACTTGAGGGCTGAGGAtgcattgtttttctttgttaacaATGTGATCCCACCCACAAGCGCTACGATGGGTCAGCTCTACCAGGAACATCATGAAGAGGACTTCTTTCTTTACATAGCGTATAGTGACGAGAGTGTGTATGGCACACAGTGAGAAAATCCCcccaaaaattaattattataaatagGCTTTGAAATGTTGGTCCATGAAGCTGTCTGTCAGAATTTATTAACAGCTTGAAGGTCATAAGTCCGTAATTGATATTAAATAGCCAAAGTTGAATATTGTTACATTTTGTGGTTTTATAATAGTAGGTGAATGCACACTTGGCTGTTAGTCTTAATAAAGTATATTTCTTAAGTGAAGtgttatttcaaaagtaggttcaAACCTTTTGCAGTTTTTTCTGATGTGTTATTAACTTGTTATTAAAATGTGTGTAATCTACTGGtagattttgtttctttaaaaaaaactttgtgcAGGGATCAGAATTTTGTTGCTGGTATGGGAAACAGCAACATTCTTACCAGCATTAACAGTATTGTGAAAACAGTTGACCCAGAGAGTTTTATCTGTTATCCTTGTGGCAAATCTAAAAAACTTGATTGTCATTAAATTTAATTAgtaattaacaaattaaaattttgaagactgtcacaataataattttattactgcCTTGACAgtggaaaatatttcacttttatttaaGCTGTGATAACCAGAAAAACATACTTTTAAAGGGATGCACTTTAATCTGTACAAGTTATTGTCCTCTTCGAAATAATTCTTGTACAGGTGTCTGCCACATAGGGAATATAGCTGTGGCAGGAACAATTCCACCTCAAAAAGTCTTAATTCTAAAATATTAAAGGACATATTAATTTCCTAGGAAGTTCGATCTTAACAGTTTGACGTATTTCAGATGAAATGTCTTAGCATGCCTTCAAAGGGTGTACACTGAAAATGTACACTgtgttaaatatttttgaagtaATACTCCATCGAAATTTTTATTCTTAGTAAAGTTTAATTTGGTGTCTGTCTTGTTATTCCCAGTTCCCAGTAACCTTCAATTTGGCAGGGGAATGATGTGATTAGTGCTGGCATCAGTAAAGATAAATTTACATGTAACGTAACCTACTGGTAAACAATTTCATTCATTCCTTCTGACTTGTCCTGGTTAGTTATGTGTCCGTTGAAAGATTTGTTTATCCTAGTGATTTTTTCGTTGATTCAGGTTAATTGTAGATACGTGGTAACAGttgtacatgtaaattaaaTGTGGCTATAGAGTGACTTCGCTTTTGTGTTTCTTCAACCCTTTGTTAGTCCCTGGGCTTTGTCcatctatttatttaattatttatttatttttttttttttgatagggTGCGTCAATATATACGACCTCGCAACACATGGTACATAGCTTAATGAAAGAGAACTGTTTTTATCAAGTTTATAACTCCCTTGCAACCTTGTGCTTGATTGATATCTGCGAGCTAACGCATCTTAGCCTCGAGTTTATTTCACGGCTTCCAAAGGGTTTTGCGTATTGGATTACATTTCAGTCAACTTTTTCTGAGAGGGACACCTTGGGGACCTGCAGTATGTATCCGTCttaggcctgtttacatggaggtgggggaccccaggtaggtgaggtaacccgcttaggtggggtaacccgcctgttcaTAAAATCTCTcagtttaatttgatcacgtttacatgttaggtggggtaacccgccacatgttacctcacctacctggggtcccccaccttcatgtaaacaggcccttagagaggtgtccatcttatagagagtcaaataaagggagtaaagaaaggcagggaccaacttacagaggtgtctgtcttatagaggtgtcggTTAAGAAAGAGTAGACTGTACTTGATCACAGATCTTTGTGCTTACCTTGCAGTAGGcctgttgtggtttaattttatccttggtgtaaattttattttcttttatttcaagctcattattatacattaccatacccaaaaacaaaagaaaagaaaatttaaaccaaggataaaattgaaccacaacaggccctttgcagctagccattcacgtggtacaaaaccgccttGCTGGAGAGCAAACGTCgtactgggacaagacaaacaaagaaaattaccatttcaaattatgtatgtcttttgtttgtcttgtcccagtgcgacttttgctctccagcgtgGCGGTTTTGTCCCACGTGAATGGCttgctgcaaagggcctattgatTCTTTGACTCAGCGATAGTTAATGCAacgaaaattatctaaaaagccGTTTTCACTGGATGTTACTAATTAAACAGGGAATAGGAAATTGAAACGCGATGGGAACAAAACCTAATTTTAACCCAAGAAATAATAGAGGTCGTAGAGCGATTTTCGTTGGACGTTGGGTTGTTACCGGGACTTTTCTATTCTCCACTTCAGCGGTACCCCTGGCCCTTTGTTTGACCAGTTGTTCAAATAGTGGATCAGTATCCACTAGATCTCTCTGTTTAAGGAACTACGTAGCTATAGGTAgcagttctactttttgcaacaaaatctgtatatgtttgtgcattttttttacACCGTAATTTCATTCAATCAAAGGTCAGTATTAACGCAACCTGCAGCAACCTGACTTCTAGATTGGCTCAGTTATTCGCTTCTCGTTTCCGGTTCCGGTGAAAGGATATCaccgaaaacaaaaaaattcttagcTGGCGCTTTGcgctccagaaaaaaaatttgagctcgacttTGGACAAGCCTACCTGATTTCTTGCAATAAAGGTCTGAACGTGGGTTGTAAAAACGCACAACATCGCTTATTGAACTAGATTTGCAACCACGTTTCGAAACACCAAGTTGCAagtttttccgtacctttacTTGCTAGCGCCTCCGACGTACAATCCTGGCCAAAGGGGTTTGGGACACTTCTCTTACCCCTTCCTCTTTTGGTAGGAAATTGGTGAGTGACCGTCAATTTACAGTTATCAATACGGCTATACCTCggtttccccctccccctcccccccccgacCCTGAACAAAGTTGAagttaaatataaaaatagtCTAACTTTAAGACTTCTCAAACGTTTTTGGCCAGTAACACCCAACACTGtccgggggggtgggggtgggggtgggggtgacCGGAGAATGCACAGATCGTGTGTAACTGACTAAGTGTCCCAAacgttttgtccgggattgtaggTTAAGTTTACAGCAACCTTTTTTTTGCGTGTTCGTAAACCAACCACCATCCTTATAATCATACGtttgttgttttagtttttataGTTTCTCGAGCTCCGATTTGGTGGGGTTCATCGGTTTCTCAAAAAAATCGACTTGTGGGCAAGTTTTCATTTCCTTCCTGCTTCATCATTTCAAGGTCAAAAGAAAACCGCTCTGTCTCTAGGCATTATACccgttttcagtttttcttcccATTTCCTCGATCGGGCCGCGCGAAGGTTTATTTACGTTCTCAATTTAGTTATAATCTAACGaccgttttcattttttaaagataactttttcaaACGCTAATTTTGTCcaattctttattattattatttttttttatttagcaaCTAAACTATGCTTGAACTGGAGAGAACGAAGAAAGTTATAGTACTCGCGGCCGTTCTGACGCAGGAAAAAAAACGTTCTTTTTGGATCGTTTAAAAGCATCGTCCTTACGGAAGGAAAGTTTTAAAACCATTTAGGTACAAGTCGAATAGCTACATTTCAAGTTCACTTTCCCTTCGAGCAACGAGTCCTTTATGAGTATCACGAGAAATTGCGCACCTATGAATAGCTTTACCCTGAGAATTGGAAGAAATGTTTCTCTGGTCAAGGTCTGAGCTCTGGTTTGTCTTCGCGTGAAATCCTTCTGCAGAATTCTCAGTGAAAACTCCGTCTTGCTCCATGCCCTCCGTGGGCAATTCATCCGAGAACAACTCTCTGCTGTTTGCACTTGATACTTTGGTGCTTAATTCATCGGAAAAGATGCCATGAGAGTCCTCCTTCATATATCCGCTTGGAGAACTCGTTGAAGCTCGAGTGGTGTCCGGCAGTGCGGCGAAGGGAACAGACTTCCTGGAGTCTATGGTGTCTAAGCTGTCGAAAGTGCACTTAGACTTGCCTTTCCTTGATTTGAACTGAAAAAGCCCACCTTCGTTACGTTTGGAGCTTTCGCTCAAAAATTCTTCGTTTTCGTCAGAATTCCGCCGTGGATCTTCGTAATTACTCGCGTGAACATATTTAACTTTGGTTCCTCCTAGCGGATGAGAGACATTTACGCCCATAATTTCCTAAGTGAAAGATCTGATATCAGCAAAGTAGGTTACTGTTTTCCACCAATGAAAACAATTTAGAATTTTCGTAAAAGCGCGTCACAATCATAATGTAAGAATCGCGCGCTTGAAGGCTTCGGGCAATCCGGCGTATGATTTCTTACGTAATCGGAAtggtaacctgcgatcaggcgattttttttttggcgggggaaAAAAAATACGCCGTATTTTTTttccccgccaaaaaaaaaaaaaaaaaaatcgcctgatcgcaggttatcgGAATGGGAACGGGTGTAACATGGAtttccaaaatacaaaaaatctgATATCGTTAACGTATAGGTTAGTGTTTTCTCTAATGAAATCAGTTGAGAATTTTCGTTGAAGCGCGTCATAAGGAACTTAAGCACCAGACGTTCTTGGTACCACGGACGCCAACCGGAAGTATTTTTGCAGCATGACAACTCAAGAATGTCTTGACATGCGCAGTGGCTGCCGTCACGGACTTCAAAACGCGAGATCTCAGGTTGAAACCAGAGGTTCAAATTCTGGGTTTTTCGAAGAGTATTCGTCACACAAAAGTAGCAATGATTTGAGTGAAGTTTCGTGAATCAAGAACGTctggtgcttaagttccctataaTCACAATACAACGAACGCGCGCTTGAGGGTTGCGAGCAATCTGTAAGTTTGCTTTCGTAAGAAATCCTCGCCGGACTAAAACATGGTTGATGTTTGGTATaccgagaggaaatcatttaaCTTCGTAGCTACCCTTCTCGATCTACAGAATTCTTCATACCCTACTCAGCCTTTGAAACATGGAATCCAAAGGCGTTCATGGCCAGCGTACAAACTTTAACACCGAAAATATACGTGGCATATCATactctttttaaacaaattacatttttaaacacaaataaaactttatttcaaaatttatatcgtatcaggagcccatcatatAAAAGATGACTACTACACAGCTTTTCAAAACGTCAGTCATTGTCAACAACATTCTTATTTCAGGATtacattcacccggacgatcacaTTCCTCCCACTTTCAGTTATGACATGGCCCCTGTGTTAAAAACATTCACTGActtcattttgtattttatgATGAGAATAAATGCAACAACTACTAAAAGACGTAGCTGGTCAGAAAATTATACTATAATtataaatttgtattttatAAAACTTAGTCTActaatgcgaaatttttagcaTGTGCATACAGCAGTCTCGTCTTGCACCCTGACGTTAGAGAGCTAGGTTTTGCGGGAGAGAAAACGTCTCTACCGGCGTGGAGCGGCGAGATACGGCTGTACTTGCAGGCTaatacatctttttttttttctacaccTTAGCAAAAATATAGACTATAAAAACTTCGTGCACGCGCATGACTAACACGCGATTTTTC from Porites lutea chromosome 1, jaPorLute2.1, whole genome shotgun sequence encodes the following:
- the LOC140944399 gene encoding gamma-aminobutyric acid receptor-associated protein, coding for MKWEYKEEHPFEKRRAEGEKIRKKYPDRVPVIVEKAPKARIGDLDKKKYLVPSDLTVGQFYFLIRKRIHLRAEDALFFFVNNVIPPTSATMGQLYQEHHEEDFFLYIAYSDESVYGTQ